In one Roseburia intestinalis L1-82 genomic region, the following are encoded:
- the gltB gene encoding glutamate synthase large subunit codes for MKEQKLDRFSVAGSCKTETGMYDPRFEHDNCGIGAVVNIKGIKTHATVENALKIVENLKHRAGKDAEGKTGDGVGILLQVSHKFFSKVTKPLGIELGDERDYGVGMFFFPQDELKRNQAKKMFEVIVNKEGMEFLGWREVPTDPTKLGQKAVDCMPYIMQGFVKRPAEVAKGLDFDRKLYVARRVFEQSNDDTYVVSLSSRTIVYKGMFLVEQLRLFFADLQDKDYESAIATVHSRFSTNTNPSWERAHPNRFIVHNGEINTIKGNADKMLAREETMESEHLKGELQKVLPVINSEGSDSAMLDNTLEFLVMSGMELPLAVMIMIPEPWANNRIMSQKKKDFYQYYATMMEPWDGPASILFSDGDMMGAVLDRNGLRPSRYYITDDDYLILSSEVGVLDIDPTKILVKERLRPGKMLLVDTVAGRVIDDDELKETYANKQPYGEWLDRNLLKLEDLKIPNERVPEYTKEERQRMQKAFGYTFESLREAILPMAKNGGEGTSAMGIDTPLAALASDHQPLFNYFKQLFAQVTNPPIDSIREKVVTSTTVYIGEDGNLLEEKAENCQVLKVNNPILTNTDLMKIKAMKVPGFKVEVIPIIYYKNTSLEKAIDRLFVEADRAYRDGANILILSDRGIDENHVPIPSLLAVSALQQHLVRTKKRTSVAMILESGEPREVHHFATLLGYGACAINPYLVQDTVKQLVDEHMLDKDYYAAVQDYNNAILNGIVKIASKMGISTIQSYEGSKIFEAIGIDKNVIDKYFTNTVSRIGGITLKDIENDVNELHSAAYDPLGLESDLTLESRGRHKMRSGADPHLYNPATIHLLQEATRRGDYELFKQYTDLVNKEEREITLRGLMDFNYPKKGIPLEEVESVDSIVQRFKTGAMSYGSISQEAHETLAIAMNRLHGKSNSGEGGEDAERIASKNSSVNRCSAIKQVASGRFGVTSQYLVSAQEIQIKMAQGAKPGEGGHLPGKKVYPWIAKTRLSTPGVALISPPPHHDIYSIEDLEQLIFDLKNSNRDARITVKLVSEAGVGTVAAGVAKAGAQVVLISGYDGGTGAAPASSIHNAGLPWELGLSETHQTLIMNGLRNKVRIETDGKLMSGRDVAIAALLGAEEYGFATAPLVTLGCVMMRVCNLDTCPAGIATQNPELRKRFAGKPEYVENFMRFIAAELREYMAKLGCKTIDEMVGRSDLLKVRDDLSGREKEIDLSKILNNPFADQKKKVIFDPKQVYDFELEKSKDITVLLKQLGPALEKQQRRSIDVEVTNTDRSFGTIFGSEITKKYGGEGLPEDTFIVKCSGAGGQSFGAFIPKGLTLELVGDSNDYFGKGLSGGKLVVYAPAGVKYKKDENIIIGNVALYGATSGKAFISGVAGERFCVRNSGASAVVEGVGDHGCEYMTGGRVVVLGKTGKNFAAGMSGGIAYVLDEDNDLYTRMNKEMVFSEEISNKYDVMELKDMIKEHVALTNSEKGKAILDNFSEYLPKFKKVIPYDYNRMLMAIVQMEEKGLSSEQAQIEAFYANTRG; via the coding sequence ACAAGGAAGGAATGGAGTTCTTAGGATGGAGAGAAGTTCCAACCGATCCGACCAAACTCGGACAGAAAGCAGTTGACTGTATGCCGTATATTATGCAGGGCTTTGTCAAACGTCCGGCAGAAGTGGCAAAGGGACTTGATTTTGACCGCAAACTGTATGTGGCAAGACGTGTTTTTGAACAGTCCAACGATGATACTTATGTGGTTTCTTTATCCAGCAGAACCATCGTATACAAAGGTATGTTCTTAGTAGAGCAGCTTCGCTTATTCTTTGCTGACTTACAGGATAAAGATTACGAATCAGCGATCGCAACCGTGCACTCCCGTTTCTCCACGAACACGAATCCAAGCTGGGAGAGAGCGCATCCGAACCGTTTTATCGTACATAACGGTGAGATCAACACCATCAAGGGTAATGCGGACAAGATGCTTGCCCGCGAGGAGACGATGGAGTCTGAGCACTTAAAAGGAGAACTGCAGAAGGTACTTCCGGTTATCAATTCCGAGGGTTCCGACTCCGCAATGCTTGATAATACCTTGGAATTTCTGGTTATGAGCGGCATGGAACTTCCACTTGCAGTTATGATCATGATCCCGGAGCCATGGGCAAACAACCGCATCATGTCACAGAAGAAAAAAGATTTCTATCAGTATTATGCGACGATGATGGAGCCGTGGGACGGACCTGCATCTATTCTGTTCTCCGATGGTGATATGATGGGAGCAGTGCTTGACCGCAACGGTCTGCGTCCTTCCCGTTATTACATTACAGATGATGATTATCTGATCCTCTCCTCCGAGGTCGGTGTACTTGATATCGATCCGACAAAGATTCTCGTAAAAGAGCGTCTGCGTCCTGGTAAAATGCTTCTGGTTGATACCGTTGCAGGCCGCGTGATCGACGATGATGAGTTGAAAGAAACTTATGCAAACAAACAGCCATACGGTGAATGGCTTGACCGCAACCTCTTAAAACTGGAAGATCTAAAAATCCCGAACGAGCGTGTGCCGGAATACACCAAGGAAGAGCGCCAGAGAATGCAGAAGGCTTTCGGTTATACATTCGAGTCCCTGCGTGAAGCAATCCTTCCGATGGCAAAGAACGGCGGCGAGGGCACCTCTGCCATGGGTATTGATACACCGCTTGCTGCACTTGCAAGTGACCATCAGCCATTATTCAACTATTTCAAACAGCTGTTTGCACAGGTAACAAACCCGCCGATCGACTCGATCCGTGAGAAAGTTGTAACATCCACGACAGTCTATATCGGTGAAGACGGTAACCTCTTAGAGGAGAAGGCAGAGAACTGCCAGGTACTAAAAGTAAATAACCCGATTCTGACAAACACAGACCTGATGAAGATCAAAGCCATGAAGGTGCCGGGATTTAAAGTAGAAGTGATCCCGATCATTTACTATAAAAACACAAGCCTTGAAAAGGCAATCGACCGTCTGTTTGTGGAAGCCGACCGTGCATACAGAGATGGCGCAAACATCCTGATCCTTTCTGACCGTGGAATCGATGAGAACCATGTTCCGATTCCTTCACTGCTTGCTGTCTCAGCCTTACAGCAGCATCTGGTAAGAACGAAAAAGAGAACATCGGTTGCGATGATCTTAGAGTCCGGCGAACCGAGAGAGGTACATCATTTTGCAACACTGCTCGGCTATGGTGCGTGCGCGATCAACCCATATCTGGTACAGGATACGGTAAAACAGCTTGTGGACGAGCATATGCTTGACAAAGATTACTATGCAGCCGTACAGGATTACAACAATGCAATCTTAAACGGTATCGTAAAGATCGCATCCAAGATGGGTATTTCCACGATCCAGTCTTACGAGGGTTCTAAGATCTTCGAGGCGATCGGTATTGATAAAAATGTCATTGACAAATATTTTACCAACACGGTCAGCCGTATTGGTGGTATCACATTAAAGGATATTGAAAATGATGTCAATGAGCTTCATTCTGCAGCCTACGATCCGCTTGGACTTGAATCCGATCTGACTTTAGAGAGCCGCGGACGCCATAAGATGAGAAGCGGAGCAGACCCGCATCTTTACAATCCTGCAACGATCCATCTGTTACAGGAGGCAACCAGACGAGGTGACTATGAGCTGTTCAAACAGTACACGGATCTGGTTAATAAGGAAGAAAGAGAGATCACACTGCGTGGACTGATGGATTTCAATTACCCGAAAAAAGGTATACCGCTTGAGGAAGTAGAGAGTGTTGACTCCATTGTACAGAGATTTAAAACAGGTGCGATGTCCTATGGTTCCATTTCACAGGAGGCACATGAGACGCTCGCAATCGCAATGAATCGCCTGCATGGAAAATCCAACTCCGGTGAAGGTGGTGAGGATGCAGAGCGTATCGCAAGTAAAAACAGCAGTGTCAACCGCTGTTCTGCGATCAAACAGGTTGCATCCGGACGTTTCGGTGTCACCAGCCAGTATTTAGTCAGTGCACAGGAGATCCAGATCAAGATGGCACAGGGGGCAAAACCTGGTGAAGGCGGACATCTTCCGGGCAAAAAAGTTTATCCGTGGATCGCAAAGACCAGACTTTCCACTCCGGGCGTGGCTCTGATCTCTCCGCCGCCACATCACGATATTTACTCCATCGAGGATCTTGAGCAGCTGATCTTCGACTTAAAGAACTCAAACCGCGATGCGAGAATTACCGTAAAACTGGTATCTGAGGCAGGTGTTGGTACAGTCGCAGCCGGTGTTGCAAAAGCAGGTGCACAGGTTGTATTGATCTCCGGTTATGACGGCGGTACCGGTGCAGCTCCGGCAAGTTCCATCCACAATGCAGGACTTCCATGGGAGCTTGGACTTTCTGAGACACACCAAACGCTGATCATGAATGGACTTAGAAACAAAGTCCGCATTGAAACAGATGGGAAACTGATGAGCGGACGTGACGTTGCAATCGCAGCGCTGCTCGGCGCAGAAGAATATGGTTTTGCGACCGCACCGCTTGTAACTTTAGGCTGTGTCATGATGCGTGTATGTAACTTGGATACCTGTCCGGCAGGTATTGCAACACAGAACCCGGAACTCCGCAAACGTTTTGCAGGAAAACCGGAGTATGTTGAGAACTTCATGCGTTTTATCGCGGCAGAGCTGAGAGAGTACATGGCAAAACTTGGCTGTAAGACGATCGATGAGATGGTCGGCAGAAGCGATCTGTTAAAGGTTCGTGATGATTTAAGCGGCAGGGAGAAAGAGATCGATCTTTCCAAAATCTTAAACAACCCGTTTGCAGACCAGAAAAAGAAAGTCATCTTTGATCCGAAACAGGTTTATGATTTCGAGTTGGAAAAATCAAAAGATATCACGGTGCTCTTAAAACAGTTAGGACCGGCACTTGAAAAACAGCAGCGCAGAAGCATTGACGTGGAAGTGACCAACACCGATCGTTCCTTCGGTACGATCTTCGGTTCCGAGATCACCAAGAAATACGGCGGCGAGGGACTCCCGGAAGATACCTTTATCGTAAAATGCAGCGGCGCAGGCGGACAGAGTTTCGGCGCATTTATCCCGAAAGGACTGACCTTAGAGTTAGTCGGAGATTCCAATGACTACTTTGGAAAAGGACTTTCCGGTGGAAAACTGGTTGTCTATGCTCCGGCAGGCGTGAAATACAAAAAAGATGAGAACATCATCATCGGTAACGTTGCCCTCTATGGTGCAACCAGCGGAAAAGCATTTATCAGCGGTGTCGCAGGCGAGCGTTTCTGTGTCCGCAACTCCGGTGCATCCGCAGTTGTTGAGGGAGTCGGCGACCATGGATGTGAATACATGACCGGCGGCCGTGTCGTAGTCCTCGGTAAGACTGGAAAGAACTTTGCAGCAGGTATGAGCGGCGGTATCGCATATGTGCTCGACGAGGACAACGATCTGTATACAAGAATGAACAAAGAAATGGTATTTTCCGAAGAAATATCCAATAAATATGATGTTATGGAATTAAAGGATATGATCAAAGAGCATGTGGCATTGACCAATTCCGAGAAAGGAAAAGCAATCCTTGACAATTTCAGCGAATATCTGCCGAAATTCAAAAAGGTCATTCCATACGATTATAACCGGATGCTGATGGCGATCGTTCAGATGGAGGAGAAAGGTTTATCCTCAGAACAGGCGCAGATCGAAGCATTCTATGCAAACACAAGAGGTTAA